One stretch of Thalassovita sp. DNA includes these proteins:
- a CDS encoding helix-turn-helix domain-containing protein — MKRNDFSQWDCALARTVDVIGDWWTPLILRDAARGVTTFDDFHLSLGISRNTLTQRLNGLVDHGVLAKTLYSERPKRYRYALTEQGAELVPVLMAMAAWGQKWLQDVSPPFRVRHKRCGHEATAMVVCACCGEPLALSDLEPMPKGESA; from the coding sequence ATGAAACGGAATGACTTCTCGCAGTGGGATTGCGCCTTGGCGCGGACGGTGGATGTGATTGGCGATTGGTGGACGCCCCTCATCCTGCGCGATGCGGCGCGTGGGGTGACGACTTTTGATGATTTTCACCTGTCCCTTGGTATCAGTCGCAACACGCTGACCCAACGCCTGAACGGGTTGGTGGATCACGGGGTGCTGGCCAAAACGCTCTATAGCGAAAGGCCCAAGCGCTATCGCTATGCGCTGACCGAACAGGGGGCGGAGCTGGTGCCGGTGTTGATGGCTATGGCCGCCTGGGGGCAGAAGTGGTTGCAGGATGTGTCGCCACCGTTTCGGGTACGGCACAAGCGCTGCGGCCATGAGGCAACGGCGATGGTGGTCTGTGCCTGTTGCGGCGAACCCCTTGCGCTGAGCGATCTGGAGCCAATGCCGAAGGGCGAAAGCGCCTGA